A single genomic interval of Rhododendron vialii isolate Sample 1 chromosome 3a, ASM3025357v1 harbors:
- the LOC131320270 gene encoding uncharacterized protein LOC131320270 yields the protein MVKGKLILICQSGGELVKTDDGSLTYAGGEAQAVNVSCETLFNDLKVKLAEMCNLEYETVSIKYFLPGNTRTVITLANDKDLKRMLDFHKDSVTADVFVKGQEGFNRDALNKYTSRETGIKVAESVSRVAPTRAAGTQSPVDAASPDGTLTSRVGTRSTVAAKKTTPAATKKATPATTKKAKKATPAATKKAAPAIAKMSTPATTKKATPAAAKKATPAAPKNQSTATPKNQSTAAPKKAIPAARAANRRTAEPKKAAPMATDSATGVHDATSRSPTRSDTSSNDSVDADSDDSSGDWPSPVTFSAKETADSSMEIDKSVSPADTVKKRRRTAAWKIGANGPTIFSVPDDEGDERSRKRNSQMVMPGKARRARSGDMSLEKLIESWKGGITGFGQKFKNVYEFRDALQKYAIAHHFVYRLKKNDSSCVSARCVAEGCSWRIHAAWVPSAKSFRIKKFDNLHSCDGESWKSAHPAKNWLVNIIKDRLRESPDQKPKDIANGILQDFGIELSYTKVWRGIVDAREHIQGPCKEAYDKLSGYCEKIKETNPGSITNLIIGDDKRFQCIFISFHASINGFLKGCRPLIFLEAAPLKSKHQEVLLTATALDGDDGFFPIAFAIVDVENDDKWNWFLEKLKSALPTSEPITFVSDREKGLKESVLKVFENSYCGYSMYHLLESLQKNAKPPFHGDGKGSLRGYFVAAAHALRLVGLKKFTEQIKHVSSQAYDWVMQIEPESWTTTTFKGERHNQITENVAEPYNKLLEESRELPITQKIDALISMMTRLINSRQTDSSKWSTKLTPSKMVKLQEEAVDSRGLKVFISSDTIFEVRDDVSHVVNLNNWDCTCLVWKTTGLPCRHAIAVFSYAHKSVYNYCSSYFTVDTFRLTYSESINPVPGFDKIAEKDEEDVSDTEDVLPPCPSQSLSHGKPNKPKKGV from the exons ATGGTGAAGGGGAAGCTTATATTAATTTGCCAATCTGGTGGTGAGCTTGTGAAGACTGATGACGGCTCCTTGACATATGCTGGAGGAGAGGCACAGGCGGTCAATGTTAGCTGTGAAACACTGTTTAACGATCTGAAGGTGAAATTAGCTGAAATGTGTAATCTGGAATATGAGACCGTGTCCATCAAGTACTTTCTCCCGGGAAACACTCGGACTGTCATCACCTTAGCAAATGACAAGGACCTAAAAAGGATGCTTGATTTCCACAAGGATTCAGTAACAGCAGATGTTTTTGTAAAGGGACAGGAAGGTTTTAATCGAGATGCCTTGAACAAATACACCAGCAG GGAAACGGGTATAAAAGTAGCCGAATCTGTGAGCCGTGTTGCACCCACCAGAGCTGCAGGTACTCAATCACCAGTTGATGCTGCTAGTCCAGATGGGACTCTTACTTCTCGCGTTGGCACTCGAAGTACTGTTGCCGCAAAAAAGACTACTCCTGCCGCCACAAAAAAGGCTACTCCTGCCACCACAAAAAAGGCTAAAAAGGCTACTCCTGCTGCCACAAAAAAGGCTGCTCCTGCTATTGCAAAAATGTCTACTCCTGCCACCACAAAAAAGGCTACTCCTGCTGCTGCAAAAAAGGCTACTCCTGCTGCACCGAAGAATCAAAGTACTGCTACACCAAAGAATCAAAGTACTGCTGCACCGAAGAAGGCTATCCCTGCTGCTCGTGCTGCCAACCGGAGAACTGCTGAACCAAAGAAGGCTGCTCCTATGGCTACTGACTCTGCAACAGGTGTTCATGATGCAACTTCTAGGAGCCCAACTAGATCAGATACTTCCTCAAACGACTCTGTTGACGCCGATAGTGATGATTCCAGTGGTGATTGGCCCTCTCCTGTTACTTTTTCTGCTAAGGAAACTGCTGACAGCTCAATGGAAATAGATAAAAGTGTTAGTCCTGCAGATACTGTCAAGAAGCGCAGGCGCACCGCCGCCTGGAAAATTGGTGCAAATGGTCCCACCATTTTTTCTGTCCCTGATGATGAAGGGGACGAAAGATCGCGAAAAAGGAATAGCCAAATGGTAATGCCTGGAAAAGCTCGTCGTGCAAGATCTGGTGACATGTCGTTGGAAAAACTAATTGAGTCGTGGAAAGGGGGTATTACGGGTTTTGGTCAGAAATTCAAGAATGTGTATGAGTTTCGGGATGCATTGCAGAAATATGCCATTGCACATCATTTTGTGTACAGGTTAAAGAAGAATGACAGTAGCTGTGTAAGTGCCAGATGTGTAGCTGAAGGTTGTTCTTGGAGGATTCATGCAGCTTGGGTTCCATCTGCTAAGTCCTTTAGGATCAAAAAGTTTGATAACTTACACTCATGCGACGGGGAGTCATGGAAGTCTGCTCATCCAGCAAAGAATTGGTTGGTGAATATTATCAAGGATCGATTACGAGAATCCCCAGATCAAAAACCCAAGGATATAGCGAATGGCATTCTGCAGGACTTTGGGATCGAATTGAGTTATACGAAAGTGTGGCGTGGAATTGTGGATGCTAGGGAGCATATTCAGGGCCCATGTAAGGAAGCATATGATAAGCTGTCTGGGTACTGTGAGAAGATCAAAGAGACAAATCCTGGAAGTATTACAAATCTCATAATTGGCGATGACAAAAGATTCCAATGTATTTTCATCTCCTTTCACGCCTCAATAAATGGTTTCCTGAAGGGTTGTCGTCCCCTTATTTTTCTTGAAGCTGCACCTCTCAAATCTAAGCATCAAGAAGTTCTACTGACAGCAACCGCGCTTGATGGAGATGACGGTTTTTTCCCAATTGCGTTTGCAATAGTCGATGTTGAGAATGATGATAAGTGGAATTGGTTTCTGGAGAAGTTGAAATCTGCATTGCCAACTTCAGAACCCATAACGTTTGTTTCCGATAGAGAGAAGGGACTAAAAGAGTCTGTGCTTAAAGTATTTGAGAATTCTTATTGCGGTTACTCCATGTACCACCTTTTGGAAAGCTTGCAAAAAAATGCGAAGCCACCGTTCCACGGAGATGGGAAAGGGTCGTTACGTGGCTATTTTGTTGCCGCCGCCCATGCTCTCCGACTCGTAGGTTTGAAAAAGTTCACTGAGCAAATTAAACACGTCTCTTCTCAAGCTTACGATTGGGTCATGCAGATTGAGCCAGAGTCTTGGACAACTACAACTTTTAAAGGTGAGCGCCATAACCAAATCACAGAAAATGTTGCAGAACCATACAATAAGTTGTTGGAGGAATCTCGGGAATTGCCTATAACACAGAAGATAGATGCACTAATTTCTATGATGACCCGTTTGATAAACTCTCGTCAAACGGATTCAAGCAAGTGGTCTACAAAACTCACTCCATCAAAAATGGTAAAACTACAAGAAGAAGCAGTTGATTCACGCGGTCTAAAGGTTTTCATCTCATCCGATACCATATTTGAGGTTCGCGATGATGTTAGTCATGTTGTGAATCTCAATAACTGGGACTGTACTTGCCTTGTCTGGAAAACTACTGGACTACCTTGCCGCCATGCTATTGCTGTGTTCAGTTATGCACACAAGAGTGTGTACAATTATTGCTCAAGTTACTTCACAGTAGATACCTTCCGTTTAACGTATTCCGAGTCCATAAACCCTGTGCCCGGGTTTGACAAGATTGCTGAAAAAGATGAAGAGGATGTTTCAGATACTGAGGATGTGCTTCCTCCTTGTCCCTCTCAATCATTGAGTCACGGGAAACCAAACAAGCCGAAAAAAGGGGTCTAA
- the LOC131320272 gene encoding uncharacterized protein LOC131320272 isoform X1, with translation MGKRKRRSDQNTTPPPPDIMPYSSRMDSQSKEKSSHSVDSSTIRSLASIMDIMDSSGKLPNTHHPNQNLNHSLLLRHPRHFYGRQYSRRNSANNSGASSSRGKGAPCDEKLPFKFGSQRNSDFGHHTENKDNKAFYKPERIRSGFPGANTVSTAVKMECGICQRLLKRKPFIIDDGISSGDVSVVAVLVCGHVYHADCLEQRTSHEEKRDPPCPLCVGLLSQIEASRGLE, from the exons ATGGGGAAGAGAAAGCGAAGGTCTGACCAGAACacgactcctcctcctccgg ACATCATGCCATATTCCTCAAGAATGGATTCACAATCAAAAGAG AAATCTTCTCATTCAGTTGATAGTAGTACCATAAGGTCTCTTGCATCAATTATGGATATCATGGATAGTTCTGGGAAGCTGCCAAACACCCACCATCCGAATCAGAATCTTAACCATTCATTATTGTTGAGACACCCACGTCATTTTTACGGCCGTCAGTACTCTCGGCGTAATTCGGCCAACAATTCTGGTGCATCATCTTCTCGCGGCAAGGGTGCTCCATGCGATGAGAAACTCCCTTTTAAATTTGGTAGTCAACGCAACTCAGATTTTGGACATCACACAG aaaacaagGATAATAAAGCATTCTACAAACCAGAAAGAATTAGGTCCGGTTTCCCTGGAGCGAACACTGTATCTACTGCGGTGAAGATGGAATGTGGAATATGCCAGAGGTTGTTGAAAAGGAAGCCTTTTATCATCGACGATGGTATCTCTTCTGGAGATGTCTCAGTTGTTGCTGTTTTGGTTTGTGGGCATGTTTATCATGCTGACTGTTTGGAACAGAGAACGAGCCATGAAGAGAAACGGGACCCGCCTTGCCCGTTATGTGTAGGTCTTCTCTCGCAGATTGAAGCTTCAAGAGGGCTGGAATGA
- the LOC131320272 gene encoding uncharacterized protein LOC131320272 isoform X2, with product MPYSSRMDSQSKEKSSHSVDSSTIRSLASIMDIMDSSGKLPNTHHPNQNLNHSLLLRHPRHFYGRQYSRRNSANNSGASSSRGKGAPCDEKLPFKFGSQRNSDFGHHTENKDNKAFYKPERIRSGFPGANTVSTAVKMECGICQRLLKRKPFIIDDGISSGDVSVVAVLVCGHVYHADCLEQRTSHEEKRDPPCPLCVGLLSQIEASRGLE from the exons ATGCCATATTCCTCAAGAATGGATTCACAATCAAAAGAG AAATCTTCTCATTCAGTTGATAGTAGTACCATAAGGTCTCTTGCATCAATTATGGATATCATGGATAGTTCTGGGAAGCTGCCAAACACCCACCATCCGAATCAGAATCTTAACCATTCATTATTGTTGAGACACCCACGTCATTTTTACGGCCGTCAGTACTCTCGGCGTAATTCGGCCAACAATTCTGGTGCATCATCTTCTCGCGGCAAGGGTGCTCCATGCGATGAGAAACTCCCTTTTAAATTTGGTAGTCAACGCAACTCAGATTTTGGACATCACACAG aaaacaagGATAATAAAGCATTCTACAAACCAGAAAGAATTAGGTCCGGTTTCCCTGGAGCGAACACTGTATCTACTGCGGTGAAGATGGAATGTGGAATATGCCAGAGGTTGTTGAAAAGGAAGCCTTTTATCATCGACGATGGTATCTCTTCTGGAGATGTCTCAGTTGTTGCTGTTTTGGTTTGTGGGCATGTTTATCATGCTGACTGTTTGGAACAGAGAACGAGCCATGAAGAGAAACGGGACCCGCCTTGCCCGTTATGTGTAGGTCTTCTCTCGCAGATTGAAGCTTCAAGAGGGCTGGAATGA